TGCAGATCGTCCTCGCTGAACATGCCACGCGCCAGCCCCGACTGATTGCTCACTACCACAAGCAGATACCCTACGGCATGAAAACGCCTGAGGGTTTCAACCACGCCCGGCAGCCACTGCCAGTCTTCCTTGCGGTGAATATAGCCAGTATCGTGGTTCAGGGTGCCGTCGCGATCCAGAAAAATGGCGCGACGCGGCGCTTCTGCTGTGCTCATGAAAGCCCTTGCCCTTTTCCGGGGTTACCCGGCAGTTTGGTGTGATGCAATTTTTGGTAATTATGTGCCAAACCAAAAAAAAATGCAAAAACTGCCCGCAAAAACTTAACCAGTGTCCCAAACAGAAGCGGCCCACACGTGGGCCGCTTCTTTCCCTGCCTGCAAGGCGGGGAATGCAAAAACAAGGCTGCTGACAGACAAACCGCAGAATTACTTCTTGGCGGTCATTCTCCGTTCCCACAGCTTCATGTCGTTCATTTTTTTGCGGCGCTCGCGCTGCAAGGCCTTGCAGGCAAGAGGTGTGCCCTTTTTAAAGCCCCACTTTTCAAGGTATTCTTCTGTGGAGAGGCCGTGTGTGGCCAGATGACGTTTTGTCAAAATCTTAAAGCTCTTACCGCACTCAAGGCAGGTAACGCTCTTTTCCTTGATCGATTTTCTGGCCTCAAGAACCGCCCCATCAAAATCGGGTTCGCCAGTGGCTTCGCCCATGGCAACAGCCCGGATGCTGCCAGCAACCTTCTGGACAAAGGCCGTAATTTCTTCCGCACTCATAACCCTGACGCCAGCCTGAGCCTTGGAAATCTCCAAAGCACCCTTCAAAAAATCGTCCATCTTCACTCCGCGATATATTAAGTTAAAAAACTTTTGAACTATAAAGATTCAGCACCAACACTATTTCGATAAAGCAATTTGTGTCAACCCAATAAACGAAAAATGACACCACAATCAAACCTAGGCGCTTGAAGCGTAAGGAGGGCAATATAAATAGCGCCTAGAGAATATGCTCCTCCATATTTAGGGATGCGCTCGCGCTTCAACCACTATTTATCGCACATTACTACTGTAAAAATAAAAAATAGCCCCAAATGGCTGCCATAACACAAATAACCCCCAAGTTTTTTACAATTCATGACAAGCAAGGAAATGAATAAATTAAACAAAATTACATCAATGTGTATAGATACAATATAAAAACTAAAAATCACATCAAAAATCAGCCATTTAAGCGCTTGGCGCTCCCCACTGATATAATTCAATTTAATTTTTTTTAATAAAATAATTATCGTAAATAAATATAAAACAATTCAAAACAAAAATGTAACATGCAAAAATCGTATTTAATTATCCTTTTTGTTCACAAGCTGGCAACACATCAAAGCCTTTAGATATTAATTCAAACTATTCTACTATCTAATTTTACAGAAAACCGATTTATCTAAAAAAATCATCCTCAAAAAAGCCTCAACAATCTCACTATTAACAGCCCAAAAAAATCAGCATATTTAATCTATTAGACAAAAATCATCATTCTTTTTTTGCGTTATTAATCACTACAAAAGAGCTCATAGCAAAAAATTTTCCATCAGCAGACAAAGCGTTCCACACAACTTCCATAGACATGCTGCACGGGGCTTTTTCTTGACTTTTCATGAGAAGAAAAAATATTTCAAATATGTTCCATATTCTGTTGAATTCTGGAGGATTCACTCGTAAATCACTTAGCACAACAAGCAAATCAAGCATGCTTGCCCAAGGTGGCGTAATTGCACTTACGGCGACAAGCTATGCAGCAAAATATGTTTGACTGCCCACCAATGGAGCAATGATTGAAAAAGAAGCTCTATATACGACTTTTGCGCATCAGACAGCGCATGGGCATATTCTGGCCGTTAATGATTAACGGCACAGTGCTCTTTGTTATATTTATACTTGGCAGTCTTGGGTATAAATATGTTGAAGGTTGGTCGTTGTTTGACGGTTTCTACATGGTGCTTATAACCCTTTCAACAATCGGATTTGGCGAAATACACCCCCTGAGCGAGCAGGGAAAGCTGCTTACCAGTGCTGTTATTATTTCTGGCGTAGTATATTTTGCGCTTCTCATTGGTTATTTTGTGCAATTGGCTTCAGAAGGGCGCGTATTTCAAATGATGCGGAGGCGCAGAGTGGACAAGGCAATTGCGGCACTTTCCGGCCATTGCGTTTTGTGCGGTTTCGGCTTGGTGGGCCGGGTAGTGGCCGCTGAACTGGCCGCAGACGGCGTTGACGTGGTCGTGGTTGAAACCGATGACAAAAAGGCAGAAGAAATCGAGAGCGCGGGCTATTTTCTTGTGCTTGGCGATGCCACATCAGACAGCGTCATGATGCGTGTCGGGCTCGACAGGGCAAAGGCCCTTGTGGCCTCCATGTCCAACGACCCCGCCAACGTGTACGTGGTGCTCTCTGCCCGGGCCATGAATCCCGATCTCTACATTGTTTCACGCGCCAGCGACAATCGCCACATCAGCAAGCTCAAAATCGCAGGGGCCAACCGCGTCATACTGCCGCATATGATCGGCGGACAGTCCATCGCCCAGGCTATTCAGCGGCCCCTGGTTGAATCCTTCATGCACCGCAGCAACACCAACGATGAAGTGCTGCTTGATGAATTTCTGGTTTCGGACACATCGCCTCTTGTGGGCAAAAGCTTGGCGGAAGCTGCCCTGACCAGATCGCATGATGTTATCATCCTCGCCATTAAAGGCCAGGGTAGCCCCATTTTGCAAAAAACCAGAGCTGACACGGTAGTTCAGGCGGGAGATGTGCTGCTTGTGGCTGGATCAAAAATCCATCTGCAAGGCCTCAATGAAATGATGTAGCGCCACACATCCCTTGCCGAGGCAGAAGACCGCGCACGCTGAGCGGCCTTCTGCCAGAGTATCCGGCTAACCCTGATTTTTCATCTCGCGGATAAGCCCCTGGAGCACCTGCGACTGCTCCGCCAAATCCGCCACTGCCTTTGCCGCCTGCTCCATGGCCTGCGGTGTGGATTCAAGCGAACCAGCTAGGGCATCCACAAAAGCCGTCATGGCCTCAGGCGTGATGGCCCACACCCCGCTCAGATCAGGGGATAATGCGAAAATGCGCTCGTTCACGTTCATGCTTTTTCCTCTTCATCAGCTTGCGCAGATTCCGGGGCTACACCGTTTTTGCCCGTGGCCGTGACAGGGGTTACAGGTGGTTTGGCCTCCACAATGCGCCGCAGCGTGGGTGCTTCGTGCAGAATTGTGGCAGAGCCTTCGTCCCAATCGCCGCCGCGCTCGCCCCAGGCCTCGCCGTAAGTCATTAAATTGTGATTCAGGGCCATGACCACGGCCTGAATTTCCTTCACCGGGTCAACAAAACCGCGCGCAGGGCCAATCCACGAGGCGTTGCACCACAGCTCGCGGGCCGCGTAAAAATCGGGGGCGGATGAAGGAAGCGTGACGTAACCGCGCAACACGGCCTCCTCAATGACCATTTCCCAAATGGGCTGGCAGTAGGAACGGGCAAACCACTGGCGATAGTAGTTGTAGAGCTTCCACGCTTCGTTAAGCGCGGCCCGCATGGAGGAGTAATTTGTTTTGCTGTAGTCTTTGGCGAGGGTTTCGTAGGGGATGCCCTGACTTGCAGCCATTGCCCGCAGGATGATTTCTACGAAGCTTGAAAAATTCGCGCTGGGGCGCTTGCTTTCCAGAGGGTAGGGCTTCTGGTTCGCATCGCCGTATAAAAAACTGCCGGGCTTCAGTTCGTGGTAGCGTTCAGATTCCTCCCGCTCTCCATCCTCACCCACCTGCGGCAGAGGAACCTGCCCCGACTCGGTAGCAATGAACACAGGAAAACTGGCGGCAATGACCTGCGCAAACAGCTCGTAATTGAGAGCATCCGACAGGTTGCGGAACAGCGAGATGCCCTTTGCAAAACATGATACGCCGCGCGTCTGTTCTTCCGTTTCGTGCCGAAACAGGTGGAAGACCAGACGCCTATGCGCGGCGCGGGCTGGTTTGTACGAAAAATCTGCGCTGGTCAGCGCCTCGATGTTGCTGAACGCATCCATCACGCTGGCTGCCGGGTTGGCAATATAGTAGCCCTCTGGTCTGCCGTATGAAGAAACGCGAACCCCATCACGCACGGAGGGGTCAACTTGCAGATCCACAGGGGTTTGCAGCCGCTGGGGCCGCACTGCCTGCAAGGCAAACGAGAACAGCCGTCCAAAGGACTGGCGGTCTTTTTCTTCCAGCATCACGGTCAAGTGCAGCAGCTCGCCCTGAGAGAGCATGGAACGGATGCCCAAAAGCTGGAGATCGTGGAAGTGGCACATGCCGCGCACGTCAGCTTCCAGAATCCATCGGCTGTAGGCCCACTCCATGCTCTTGCCGATTTGTAGGGCTTCCTCTGCGTCTATGCCCAGCATGTCGGCAGGTATTGCTGCCTTGGGCAGCAAGCCAGTGCCAACAGCGTTCATAGAAATTGCATCGAGGGCGCTGCCAGCGGCCCAATCGTTGGAAGCAAGATCGCCTGCACGGCGCTGCATTACTGCGCGCTCGCGGGCGGCAGCCTGCGGGCTGTGTATCTGCGGGCCATGCCAGCCGGAAATGGGGTCGCGGAAGCTGCCCGCATCACGCGAAGGGCCGGGAACCATACGGGCCGTCGAGATAGGACGGCCCGTCATGTCAACAAGACCGCTCATTGGCGCACCGTCCTGCACGTTACACGTTTCAGGCCGCCGCCATTGCCCGAAATGGCATCAAGCTGACGTTCAAGGTAGGATAGCTGGTTGCGAATTTCCGACACGTTTTGCCGGGTGAGGGTGCGCCCGTCTATGGTGTAGGACTGACCGGAAGACGCCGCTTTGTAGGCGGCTTTCCATGAGGAGATTAGCTGGAGGAGTTCTTCGCGAGTCCAGATTGACATGCCATGCTAATATCATGGTGATTTTAGCATGGCAGTAGCGAGCGCGGAATATACGGAATAAGCGGAACAAGCGAACAAGACTTTATGCAAAAGGGCGCAAAAAAGCCCTTGGCTCTGTGGGCCAAGGGCTTTT
This region of Desulfovibrio sp. genomic DNA includes:
- a CDS encoding MucR family transcriptional regulator — protein: MDDFLKGALEISKAQAGVRVMSAEEITAFVQKVAGSIRAVAMGEATGEPDFDGAVLEARKSIKEKSVTCLECGKSFKILTKRHLATHGLSTEEYLEKWGFKKGTPLACKALQRERRKKMNDMKLWERRMTAKK
- a CDS encoding TrkA family potassium uptake protein; the protein is MDKAIAALSGHCVLCGFGLVGRVVAAELAADGVDVVVVETDDKKAEEIESAGYFLVLGDATSDSVMMRVGLDRAKALVASMSNDPANVYVVLSARAMNPDLYIVSRASDNRHISKLKIAGANRVILPHMIGGQSIAQAIQRPLVESFMHRSNTNDEVLLDEFLVSDTSPLVGKSLAEAALTRSHDVIILAIKGQGSPILQKTRADTVVQAGDVLLVAGSKIHLQGLNEMM
- a CDS encoding phage portal protein, which translates into the protein MSGLVDMTGRPISTARMVPGPSRDAGSFRDPISGWHGPQIHSPQAAARERAVMQRRAGDLASNDWAAGSALDAISMNAVGTGLLPKAAIPADMLGIDAEEALQIGKSMEWAYSRWILEADVRGMCHFHDLQLLGIRSMLSQGELLHLTVMLEEKDRQSFGRLFSFALQAVRPQRLQTPVDLQVDPSVRDGVRVSSYGRPEGYYIANPAASVMDAFSNIEALTSADFSYKPARAAHRRLVFHLFRHETEEQTRGVSCFAKGISLFRNLSDALNYELFAQVIAASFPVFIATESGQVPLPQVGEDGEREESERYHELKPGSFLYGDANQKPYPLESKRPSANFSSFVEIILRAMAASQGIPYETLAKDYSKTNYSSMRAALNEAWKLYNYYRQWFARSYCQPIWEMVIEEAVLRGYVTLPSSAPDFYAARELWCNASWIGPARGFVDPVKEIQAVVMALNHNLMTYGEAWGERGGDWDEGSATILHEAPTLRRIVEAKPPVTPVTATGKNGVAPESAQADEEEKA